Proteins encoded within one genomic window of Hermetia illucens chromosome 2, iHerIll2.2.curated.20191125, whole genome shotgun sequence:
- the LOC119647921 gene encoding uncharacterized protein LOC119647921 — protein sequence MPWIPSNSDARLPRSAILGGRDEHGNSIYIGRAWVNGELVPCNVIPAKKSAIAIALAGSIEVVEDYEVLCGDVYSWKKARMGDVPGAALIAGRSKGGEELYIGRAVHEGGLFPGVIQPSQKNLRIAFENEVIQYEEYDVLTIKACDKSCASCNIL from the exons ATGC CGTGGATTCCCTCAAACTCAGATGCAAGACTACCGCGCAGTGCAATTCTTGGTGGTCGGGATGAGCACGGAAACTCTATCTACATTGGGCGAGCTTGGGTAAATGGCGAGTTGGTTCCGTGTAACGTAATACCAGCAAAGAAATCCGCAATTGCCATTGCTTTAGCTGGATCGATTGAAGTTGTTGAAGACTACGAAGTTTTATGTGGCGATGTTTACTCCTGGAAGAAAGCCAGGATGGGTGACGTACCCGGCGCAGCTTTGATAGCTGGCCGAAGTAAAGGCGGAGAGGAACTATATATTGGCCGCGCAGTTCATGAAGGCGGCTTATTCCCAGGAGTAATTCAACCATCACAAAAAAATCTGCGCATTGCTTTCGAGAACGAAGTAATTCAATATGAAGAATATGACGTGCTTACTATAAAGGCCTGCGACAAAAGTTGTGCCAGCTGTAATATCCTTTAA